In Xenorhabdus nematophila ATCC 19061, one DNA window encodes the following:
- the yhjD gene encoding inner membrane protein YhjD — MPRHYEKQEQSCAGKDRTPLEKGLHNSKKAFSVTIRIGNAIRRIPFIAHLIRAAQRFNDRMGSQFGAAITYFSFLSLIPILMLSFAVAGFVLASNPDLLARLVNGIASSISDPALANTLKNSVDTAVNQRTTVGLTGLAIALYSGVNWVGNLREAILVQSREIWERNHEDKEKIYFQYIRDFFSLFGLLFALVMTLSLTSIAGSAQATIVHALGLEGIEWLRPVWTSIGMTISISANYLLFLWILWILPRHRPERKSLFKGTLIAAIGFEVIKYIMTMMLPRLASSPSGAAFGSVIGLMAFFYFFARLTLFCAAWIATAEEKKSE, encoded by the coding sequence ATGCCACGTCACTATGAGAAGCAGGAACAATCCTGTGCAGGAAAAGATCGCACACCGTTAGAGAAAGGGCTTCATAACAGTAAAAAAGCGTTTTCCGTCACAATCCGCATTGGCAACGCTATCCGCCGTATCCCTTTTATCGCCCATTTAATCCGGGCGGCACAACGTTTTAATGACCGAATGGGCAGCCAATTTGGTGCTGCAATCACCTATTTCTCGTTCCTGTCCCTCATCCCGATTTTGATGCTCTCTTTTGCTGTTGCTGGTTTTGTCCTGGCTTCCAATCCTGATCTGCTGGCACGTTTGGTCAATGGCATCGCCAGCAGCATCAGCGATCCCGCTCTCGCCAATACACTGAAGAACAGTGTGGATACCGCAGTCAATCAAAGAACAACCGTAGGATTAACCGGTTTAGCCATCGCACTTTATTCAGGCGTAAACTGGGTGGGTAACTTACGTGAGGCCATCCTCGTCCAATCCCGGGAAATTTGGGAACGCAATCACGAGGATAAGGAAAAAATTTATTTTCAGTACATCCGTGATTTTTTCTCCTTATTCGGTCTTCTATTTGCGCTGGTCATGACACTTTCGCTGACCTCCATTGCAGGATCAGCCCAGGCAACCATCGTTCATGCCCTCGGATTGGAAGGGATAGAGTGGCTCCGCCCGGTATGGACATCAATCGGTATGACGATTTCCATTTCTGCCAATTATTTGCTATTCCTGTGGATATTGTGGATCTTGCCGCGCCATCGCCCGGAAAGGAAATCGTTGTTCAAGGGCACCTTAATCGCTGCCATTGGATTTGAAGTCATCAAATATATTATGACCATGATGCTGCCCCGCCTTGCCAGCTCCCCTTCTGGGGCTGCTTTTGGTTCAGTCATTGGTTTAATGGCCTTTTTCTATTTCTTTGCCCGGCTGACCCTATTTTGTGCCGCGTGGATAGCCACGGCAGAAGAGAAAAAATCAGAGTAA
- the cml gene encoding CmlA/FloR family chloramphenicol efflux MFS transporter — protein sequence MSNQNIPPWGYSLPAALALMVPFDLLASLAMDVYLPVVPHMPADLNTSTLVVQLSLSLYILILGLGQLIFGPLSDRIGRRPVVLGGAAAFTMTSFCIAMVNRGDLFLALRVIQALGASAALVGVFSTIRDVYGNRPESSTIYGLLSSILAFVPAIGPIIGATLAVNWGWRSIFYMLGLAGLLSLLRAWPKWHETRWCSIKASESTFASILASSSFWVYTLGFSTAMGSFFVFFSIAPRVLIEGAGFSQLGFSFTFSTVAVIMIITARFSGWFVGRWGIQGCFVRGTTLIALGSGILAVCSVLGEPQFATFVVPMWVIAVGIVMLVSITANGALREFDDMAGTAVALYFGVQGLVVSGIGTGMVLVFGNDNPWSLIFYAWLMCLINICGFFGFKKVPD from the coding sequence ATGTCTAATCAAAATATTCCTCCTTGGGGATACTCCTTGCCGGCAGCGCTTGCGCTGATGGTTCCATTTGATTTGTTAGCTTCGCTTGCTATGGATGTATATTTGCCTGTGGTGCCTCATATGCCTGCGGATCTGAATACATCCACCTTAGTGGTTCAGCTCAGCTTGAGTTTATACATTCTCATCCTCGGGCTCGGGCAATTGATCTTTGGGCCATTATCTGATCGTATCGGTAGAAGGCCCGTGGTGCTTGGCGGAGCCGCTGCGTTTACCATGACGTCGTTCTGCATTGCAATGGTGAATCGTGGTGACTTATTTTTAGCTCTTAGGGTTATCCAGGCTTTGGGTGCTTCCGCCGCGCTTGTTGGGGTGTTTTCGACTATCCGAGATGTATATGGAAATAGACCCGAAAGTAGCACTATTTATGGGTTGCTTAGTTCGATTCTTGCCTTTGTTCCTGCGATCGGGCCAATTATAGGCGCGACCCTTGCAGTCAATTGGGGATGGCGCTCGATTTTTTATATGCTAGGTCTAGCGGGCTTGCTATCGCTCCTTCGTGCTTGGCCAAAATGGCATGAGACACGATGGTGTTCCATTAAGGCCTCGGAGTCTACATTCGCTTCTATATTGGCAAGTAGTTCGTTTTGGGTTTATACCCTTGGCTTCAGCACGGCCATGGGGTCTTTTTTTGTTTTCTTTTCTATTGCTCCTCGCGTGCTGATCGAGGGGGCAGGCTTTTCTCAATTAGGGTTCAGTTTTACGTTCTCCACAGTTGCGGTGATAATGATAATTACCGCTCGATTCTCGGGCTGGTTCGTAGGGCGCTGGGGAATACAGGGATGCTTTGTTCGAGGTACTACGCTAATAGCGCTAGGCTCGGGGATTCTGGCGGTCTGCTCCGTACTGGGTGAACCACAGTTTGCTACATTCGTGGTGCCGATGTGGGTGATAGCTGTAGGTATCGTCATGCTCGTTTCAATCACCGCCAACGGTGCCCTTCGAGAATTTGATGATATGGCGGGTACGGCGGTTGCGCTGTATTTCGGAGTCCAAGGTCTGGTGGTTAGCGGCATTGGAACGGGGATGGTCCTTGTTTTTGGCAACGATAACCCGTGGTCGTTAATATTTTATGCTTGGTTAATGTGTTTGATAAATATTTGTGGATTCTTCGGTTTTAAAAAAGTTCCTGATTAA
- a CDS encoding IS110 family transposase yields MEQVIGIDLAKRVFQLHIASPLGKMMKNTVVSRDKLTAFLAQQPPSKIVIEACGSANYWSCQFKRFGHEVKQISPQYVAPFRMGSKNDQNDAAAIVEADSRPGMRYVPEKTQEQQDIQCLHRVRQRLMKNRTALINQIRGQGLEYGIAIPESAHKVEQCLPDHLENAENDLTPLSRELFQELLRELKEQQQRLKVPDKRLDHLNAQEEDSRRLLTLPGIGPLGASALMIALGDSTDFKNGRHFASYLGLVPREHSSGGKVRLLGITKRGG; encoded by the coding sequence ATGGAACAAGTTATCGGAATTGACCTGGCAAAGCGAGTGTTTCAATTACATATTGCGTCTCCGCTTGGAAAAATGATGAAAAATACGGTGGTCTCGCGCGATAAACTGACGGCTTTCCTTGCTCAACAACCCCCTTCAAAAATCGTGATAGAAGCGTGTGGCAGCGCAAATTACTGGAGCTGCCAATTTAAACGCTTTGGTCATGAGGTGAAGCAAATCAGCCCCCAATATGTCGCCCCGTTCAGAATGGGCAGCAAGAATGATCAAAATGATGCCGCCGCGATTGTGGAAGCAGACAGTCGCCCGGGAATGCGTTATGTCCCGGAAAAAACGCAGGAGCAACAGGATATTCAGTGTTTGCACCGGGTCCGCCAGCGACTCATGAAAAACAGAACGGCACTGATTAATCAAATCCGGGGACAGGGCTTAGAATATGGCATTGCCATCCCGGAAAGCGCCCACAAGGTTGAGCAATGTTTGCCTGACCATCTGGAAAACGCGGAAAATGACCTGACGCCATTGAGCCGTGAATTATTTCAGGAACTCTTGCGTGAACTCAAAGAACAACAGCAGCGCCTGAAAGTGCCGGATAAACGCCTCGACCATTTGAATGCCCAAGAGGAAGATAGTCGCCGTTTGTTGACGCTGCCGGGGATTGGTCCACTGGGGGCATCTGCTTTGATGATAGCGCTGGGCGACAGTACGGATTTCAAAAATGGCCGCCATTTTGCCAGCTATCTGGGGCTGGTGCCAAGAGAGCATAGCAGTGGTGGCAAAGTCAGGTTATTGGGGATCACGAAACGCGGGGGATAG
- a CDS encoding 4-oxalocrotonate tautomerase family protein, with translation MTTPKRSHFMPFVNIRITREGATAEQKQKLIEGVTQLLVDVLGKNPATTFVIIDEVETDNWGIGGKNVTELRAAAKK, from the coding sequence ATAACAACCCCAAAAAGGAGTCATTTTATGCCATTTGTGAACATCAGAATTACCCGTGAAGGCGCAACCGCAGAGCAGAAGCAAAAACTGATTGAAGGTGTAACCCAACTGCTGGTGGATGTACTCGGTAAAAACCCTGCAACGACTTTTGTCATTATTGATGAAGTGGAAACAGATAACTGGGGAATTGGGGGTAAGAACGTGACCGAGCTGAGGGCTGCGGCGAAGAAATAA
- a CDS encoding hemagglutinin repeat-containing protein, with the protein MKRRKFKLSPTGKLAASMAIILTTCSVSFANGITPGGDAAYRPDVSQADTGATIVNIVAPSESGLSHNQYQDFNVDQMGAVFNNALEDGVSQLAGELSANSNLNGQAASVILNEVISRNPSFLLGEQEVFGIAADYVLANPNGITCNGCGFINTNQASLVVGNPLVENGILQNFSTFDNQNALNIRNNGLSHNEVLNLIAPKIESNGQIMTAKALNITTGNNKISTDGRILDTQQANRNALDSYYFGSMQAGRIRLLNTAEGSGVNLHGSMTADDGIDIESYGDVKLEAATLESSDNDIAIKGDNVLSQGRLNQSSSDQVGSNNHQGTFKGTYSAQKQVSESVARTHLTGKNITLVAKQNSKVMATDIDGDNVRLTGASLKLDGQQLHQFESDTNNKWKISWQYDVTNESEKYQYEGNTINASEKVHLTASEGNAEVLGSKIKAGTQLSVTAKKEVKLAGLVESESTLEKGYKKNHSASLQTGNWNKASTTQRNVDNELHSKGDLIIRAGGNADIIGTHLHSDKNLIVSAGQQVNITVQSLVNDQILDKDKTYWGGLGGGSKKDNRDKSETHHISDVTAEGHLLLTGMNGVTITGSKVKAQKGAYVQANDGQLTIDNAISHTYKEVDERKGTIFNITKNTSQEHNKQQKSSGSHLSSDADLKLLSNKDINVIGSLAKSVGELQLNTSGNINILNYGEKNQQQQEKTNLDWQYYAKELKDNQYRAGVGFEHTLDKQNNESTTQQSSELKGGNLTVNAGKNVTVTGSNLVTTQGDAKVTGENIALLAGENNTSTSTSQEKVSSSVFITGGMDKFGNGAEGVYNNNGQSQTQTTAAVTKNQVTGNLELNAMGELKQQGTDHQVQGTYQANAGSVKNVATANTESNSTSQLQVGGEISGTADYSATTRPVEKTAKAAADKKLDTAITKTGLPNAGLELAMDGNSRYTNNHKSNAVVTAVNAGDIKVTTNGDIYDQGTQYKANKNGVSLTAGSHTSEAASNHQNNHTSDTTGNARLRVYTTTGADVSVNGKGNGSYQETSDSNTHAVTSDINAENGIHVNVTRDARYQGTSMNAVNGSTHVNAGGNIQFNQATHRNEQQKHGYNGEISLTAGTNPDGKNFSGSLGGGYNTDNQNKTTAQTSTIKGGQGVNLDAGNNLALQGANVSGKQVDLTAQRGKIDLTAAQDTANANGWNVGAKAKGGMSSTARKTEGGASAGGNTPTAADDPANKIIDSKYNIGGELKFGVNQLDQTTHRNTQVNGGNVVLTSAGDTSLKGANVAGNEVTGKVGGNFNVESLKDSTHSLNIGLDAGLGYSKTVKGDDPNKQAVPAPKTDVAKTDEKAPSLKDQLTAAFKGYNGKLKGNYDTLDREAVNEQTTLTGTQRVNLDIANKTTLVGGKIDSAQGPVSVNTQQITHQSVTGYDKGRNLGTNIPDSITGLLVSVPKDVFSGKAPFMKNESHDTELPTVRSEIKGHQLD; encoded by the coding sequence AAGTGTGATCCTGAATGAAGTTATCAGCCGTAACCCTTCATTCTTGCTCGGTGAGCAAGAAGTGTTTGGCATCGCTGCTGATTATGTACTGGCAAACCCCAACGGCATTACCTGTAACGGCTGTGGTTTTATTAATACCAATCAGGCGTCATTGGTTGTCGGTAATCCGTTGGTGGAAAATGGCATCTTGCAAAATTTCAGCACCTTTGATAACCAAAATGCCCTGAATATCCGCAACAATGGATTATCCCATAATGAGGTTCTGAACCTGATCGCACCAAAAATTGAGAGCAATGGTCAAATCATGACGGCAAAAGCCCTCAATATCACGACGGGGAATAACAAGATTTCAACCGATGGGCGTATTCTGGATACACAGCAAGCGAACAGAAACGCACTCGACAGCTATTATTTCGGCAGTATGCAGGCCGGACGCATTCGCCTGCTGAACACAGCAGAAGGAAGCGGGGTTAATTTACACGGCAGTATGACCGCCGATGATGGCATTGATATTGAATCCTACGGTGATGTGAAGCTCGAAGCAGCCACACTCGAAAGCAGTGATAATGATATTGCCATAAAAGGCGATAACGTACTGTCTCAGGGACGCCTGAACCAATCTTCATCAGACCAGGTTGGCAGTAATAATCACCAAGGCACGTTCAAGGGGACTTATTCCGCCCAAAAGCAAGTCAGTGAATCGGTTGCCCGTACCCACTTGACAGGCAAAAACATTACGCTGGTTGCGAAACAAAACAGTAAAGTCATGGCCACCGATATTGACGGGGATAACGTCAGGCTGACAGGTGCCAGCCTGAAATTGGATGGTCAGCAACTTCACCAGTTTGAGAGTGACACAAATAATAAATGGAAAATATCCTGGCAGTATGATGTCACCAATGAGAGTGAAAAATATCAGTATGAAGGCAATACCATTAATGCCAGTGAAAAAGTTCACCTGACCGCCAGCGAAGGCAATGCAGAAGTCCTTGGCAGCAAAATCAAGGCGGGTACTCAACTGTCCGTCACTGCCAAGAAAGAGGTAAAACTGGCAGGGCTGGTGGAATCAGAGTCAACCTTAGAAAAAGGATACAAAAAGAATCATTCTGCGTCATTGCAGACCGGTAACTGGAATAAGGCCAGTACCACGCAAAGAAACGTTGATAATGAATTACACTCAAAAGGGGATTTGATTATCAGGGCCGGTGGCAATGCCGATATTATCGGGACTCACCTGCACTCTGACAAAAACCTGATTGTTTCCGCAGGACAGCAAGTCAATATTACCGTTCAATCCCTTGTCAATGACCAAATACTTGACAAGGATAAGACTTATTGGGGTGGCCTTGGGGGTGGCAGCAAGAAAGATAACCGCGATAAATCAGAAACTCATCACATTTCCGACGTGACGGCGGAAGGGCATCTGCTGCTGACTGGCATGAATGGCGTCACCATTACGGGCAGTAAAGTCAAAGCTCAGAAAGGTGCCTATGTCCAGGCAAATGATGGACAGTTAACGATTGATAACGCCATCAGCCACACCTATAAAGAAGTCGATGAGAGAAAAGGGACTATCTTTAATATCACCAAAAATACCAGTCAGGAACACAACAAGCAGCAAAAATCGTCCGGCAGTCATTTGAGTTCCGATGCAGACCTGAAATTACTCAGCAATAAAGATATCAATGTCATCGGCAGCCTGGCGAAAAGTGTCGGTGAACTGCAACTGAACACTTCCGGCAATATCAATATCCTGAATTATGGTGAAAAGAATCAGCAGCAACAGGAAAAAACCAATCTTGACTGGCAATACTACGCGAAGGAGTTGAAAGACAATCAATACCGTGCGGGTGTTGGTTTTGAGCACACATTAGACAAGCAGAACAACGAAAGTACAACTCAGCAATCATCAGAACTGAAAGGTGGGAATCTCACGGTAAACGCAGGAAAAAATGTCACTGTGACAGGTTCCAATCTAGTGACCACTCAGGGTGATGCGAAAGTGACCGGAGAAAACATTGCTTTGCTGGCAGGGGAAAACAATACCTCAACATCAACGTCACAAGAAAAAGTCAGCAGCAGCGTATTTATCACTGGTGGTATGGACAAATTCGGTAACGGTGCAGAAGGTGTTTATAACAACAATGGTCAATCCCAGACTCAGACAACCGCTGCAGTAACAAAAAACCAAGTTACCGGCAACCTTGAACTGAACGCAATGGGTGAATTGAAACAGCAAGGCACTGACCATCAGGTACAGGGCACTTATCAGGCTAATGCGGGCAGCGTTAAAAATGTCGCAACTGCCAATACCGAGTCTAACTCTACCAGTCAGTTACAGGTAGGTGGTGAGATTAGTGGTACAGCCGATTATAGTGCAACTACCCGCCCGGTGGAAAAAACCGCCAAAGCCGCCGCAGACAAGAAACTGGATACCGCCATCACTAAAACGGGTCTGCCTAATGCAGGGCTTGAGCTGGCAATGGATGGCAACAGCCGTTACACCAATAATCACAAGTCCAATGCGGTAGTCACCGCCGTTAATGCTGGCGATATCAAGGTGACAACGAACGGCGATATTTACGATCAAGGCACACAGTACAAGGCTAATAAGAATGGTGTATCCCTGACTGCGGGTAGCCATACCAGCGAAGCAGCATCCAATCACCAAAACAACCACACTTCTGATACCACGGGTAACGCGCGCTTGCGTGTTTACACCACGACCGGTGCGGATGTTTCCGTCAACGGTAAAGGCAACGGCAGCTATCAAGAAACATCCGATAGCAATACCCACGCCGTTACCAGCGACATCAATGCCGAAAACGGCATTCATGTTAACGTAACCAGAGATGCGCGCTATCAGGGCACATCAATGAATGCAGTCAATGGTTCAACCCATGTTAATGCGGGTGGAAATATCCAGTTCAATCAAGCCACCCACCGTAATGAGCAACAAAAACACGGCTACAATGGCGAAATTTCCCTGACCGCGGGCACCAACCCTGACGGCAAGAATTTCAGTGGCAGCTTAGGAGGGGGTTATAACACCGACAACCAGAACAAAACGACCGCTCAAACCAGTACCATCAAAGGTGGGCAGGGTGTCAATCTGGATGCAGGCAATAATCTGGCCTTACAGGGCGCCAATGTTTCCGGCAAACAAGTCGATTTAACCGCCCAACGTGGAAAAATAGACCTGACTGCTGCCCAGGATACTGCCAATGCCAATGGTTGGAATGTCGGAGCGAAAGCGAAAGGCGGCATGTCTTCCACAGCCCGCAAAACTGAAGGGGGCGCTAGTGCAGGTGGCAACACGCCAACAGCAGCAGACGATCCGGCTAACAAAATCATCGACAGCAAATATAACATTGGCGGTGAATTGAAATTCGGCGTCAACCAACTGGATCAAACCACTCACCGTAATACACAGGTTAACGGCGGCAATGTCGTATTGACCAGCGCAGGTGATACTTCACTCAAAGGCGCGAATGTGGCTGGCAATGAAGTCACGGGCAAAGTCGGCGGCAATTTCAATGTCGAAAGCCTTAAAGACAGCACCCATAGCCTGAATATCGGTCTGGATGCCGGTTTGGGTTACAGCAAAACGGTCAAAGGAGATGATCCTAATAAACAGGCTGTCCCTGCTCCAAAAACCGATGTTGCCAAAACTGACGAAAAGGCACCAAGTCTGAAAGATCAACTGACAGCAGCTTTCAAAGGCTACAATGGCAAACTGAAAGGCAATTACGATACTCTCGATCGGGAAGCAGTAAATGAACAAACCACCCTGACTGGTACTCAGCGGGTTAACTTGGACATTGCCAATAAAACCACTTTAGTCGGCGGCAAAATTGACAGTGCACAAGGGCCTGTATCAGTCAATACCCAACAGATTACCCATCAATCTGTCACGGGTTACGACAAAGGCCGAAATCTGGGTACCAACATACCGGATTCCATCACAGGTCTGCTTGTTTCAGTACCAAAAGATGTTTTTTCCGGTAAAGCGCCTTTTATGAAAAATGAAAGCCACGATACAGAACTTCCTACTGTCCGCAGTGAAATCAAAGGCCATCAGTTAGATTGA